One window from the genome of Anaerococcus sp. Marseille-Q7828 encodes:
- a CDS encoding bifunctional oligoribonuclease/PAP phosphatase NrnA gives MKISKEKLDKLMCFIDEAETIAIASHVDPDGDNLGSTLGFARALRNYGKDVDVIGHDEIDDYLKFLPDLEYYSKDHRDSYDLFFVLDASEMERIGTALPIARNSKKTAVVDHHVGGGIQTDLNIIVDDSPATCELIYEIIDRLNLPLDKITASLLFTGIVTDTGRFLYTNVTENTFVTAGKLSTAGADMEYIYRNLYQSKPIKVMQFENEMIANAEFIGNKVFAIASKDLVEKHGVQIGDAENVVNQLRDLDGVDVSMIIKEYGPNEFKASLRSKDVDVSKTARENGGGGHIRASGFTIFADNLDQARDKALKILESIND, from the coding sequence ATGAAAATTAGCAAAGAAAAATTAGACAAATTAATGTGCTTTATAGATGAGGCAGAAACTATAGCCATAGCTTCTCATGTGGACCCAGATGGAGATAATCTGGGATCTACCCTTGGCTTTGCAAGGGCCCTCAGAAATTATGGCAAGGATGTCGATGTTATAGGCCATGATGAGATAGATGATTATTTGAAATTCTTACCTGACTTAGAATATTATTCAAAAGATCACAGAGATTCTTATGACCTATTTTTCGTCCTCGATGCATCTGAGATGGAAAGAATTGGAACAGCACTACCAATAGCTCGAAATTCTAAAAAAACAGCAGTAGTTGATCACCATGTAGGTGGTGGAATCCAAACTGACCTAAATATCATAGTTGATGATTCACCTGCCACTTGTGAACTTATTTATGAAATCATAGATAGACTAAATCTTCCTCTAGATAAGATTACAGCAAGCTTACTATTTACAGGAATTGTCACAGATACTGGTAGATTTTTGTATACAAATGTAACAGAAAACACCTTTGTGACGGCTGGAAAACTTTCCACAGCTGGTGCTGATATGGAATATATCTACAGAAATTTATACCAATCCAAACCAATCAAAGTAATGCAATTTGAAAATGAAATGATTGCAAATGCTGAATTTATTGGCAATAAAGTTTTTGCCATAGCATCTAAAGACCTTGTAGAAAAACATGGAGTACAAATTGGCGATGCAGAAAATGTGGTAAACCAACTAAGAGATTTAGATGGTGTAGATGTTTCTATGATTATCAAAGAATACGGCCCAAATGAATTCAAGGCATCACTTAGATCAAAAGATGTTGATGTATCAAAAACAGCTCGTGAAAACGGTGGCGGAGGCCATATCAGAGCTAGTGGATTTACAATCTTTGCTGATAACCTAGACCAAGCAAGAGATAAAGCCTTAAAGATTTTAGAAAGTATAAATGATTAG
- the nusA gene encoding transcription termination factor NusA: MNEEFMLALDELEKDKNIDKGVILEALEKALIKSYQKNYDNAENVDVVVDKETGNIEVFALRTVVDEVNDNVNEISLKEANEIDKELGIGDVARIKIAPKNFGRVAAQTARNIVIQKIRDAQRDSVYGEYLDRENEMITGTIQREDKYNVYINLDKIEGVVPLKEQVASEKYIPNERMKFLIKDVKSSSKEPQIILSRASENLVKRLFELEVPEINDGTIEIYSIAREAGSRTKIAVFSNDDAIDAVGACIGYKGVRVNSIVDELQNEKIDIINYDKDIKVFISNALSPADIVDVLINEKKKQSLVVVNDYQLSLAIGKEGQNARLAARLTSWKIDIKSKEDFDTMSQEDIDQILGLVDDEEESSESKEEALAGEDLEEASEESLANLDDDQIEEPSDEDHELIDQEDLSEDEK, from the coding sequence ATGAATGAAGAATTTATGCTAGCCTTGGATGAGCTAGAAAAGGATAAAAATATTGATAAGGGTGTTATCCTTGAAGCACTTGAAAAAGCTTTGATCAAAAGCTATCAAAAAAACTACGACAATGCAGAAAATGTCGATGTTGTAGTTGACAAGGAGACAGGAAATATCGAGGTCTTTGCCCTTAGGACTGTAGTTGATGAAGTAAATGACAATGTCAACGAAATCTCATTGAAGGAAGCAAATGAAATTGATAAAGAACTTGGCATTGGTGATGTTGCAAGGATAAAAATCGCACCAAAAAATTTTGGACGCGTTGCAGCTCAAACTGCTAGAAATATTGTAATCCAAAAAATCAGAGATGCCCAAAGGGACTCTGTTTACGGAGAATATTTGGACCGCGAAAATGAAATGATAACTGGAACTATCCAAAGAGAAGATAAGTACAATGTATATATTAATCTAGATAAAATCGAAGGAGTAGTTCCACTAAAAGAACAAGTGGCAAGTGAGAAATACATTCCTAACGAAAGAATGAAATTCCTTATTAAGGATGTTAAAAGTTCATCAAAAGAACCACAAATTATCTTATCTAGAGCAAGTGAGAATTTAGTTAAAAGACTTTTTGAACTAGAAGTTCCAGAGATAAATGATGGAACTATAGAAATATATTCTATAGCCCGTGAGGCTGGTTCTAGAACTAAAATAGCAGTTTTTTCTAACGATGATGCAATTGATGCAGTCGGAGCTTGTATAGGTTACAAGGGAGTTAGGGTAAATTCTATAGTTGATGAACTTCAAAACGAAAAAATTGACATTATTAACTATGATAAGGATATAAAAGTATTCATATCAAATGCTTTATCACCAGCTGATATAGTTGATGTTTTGATAAATGAGAAGAAGAAGCAATCACTAGTTGTAGTAAATGACTACCAACTATCCCTTGCCATTGGTAAAGAAGGTCAAAACGCAAGACTTGCAGCAAGGCTTACAAGCTGGAAGATAGATATCAAGTCAAAAGAAGATTTCGATACAATGAGCCAAGAAGATATAGACCAGATACTTGGTCTAGTAGATGATGAAGAAGAGTCTAGCGAAAGTAAGGAAGAAGCTTTAGCAGGTGAAGATTTAGAAGAAGCTAGCGAAGAAAGCCTTGCTAATCTTGATGATGATCAAATTGAAGAACCATCAGATGAAGATCATGAATTAATTGATCAAGAAGATTTGTCAGAGGATGAAAAATAA
- the truB gene encoding tRNA pseudouridine(55) synthase TruB: MISGILNVNKEVGISSNKCVGLVKKALNTKKVGHTGTLDLEAEGVLPIVIGKATRVSDFLMDEKKEYITEAIFGSRTDTLDWSGQVVEGSDKTFTKDELISEMENFKGQITQVPPMYSAIKINGSKMYDLARKGIEVERKTRKVTIYDFKLLDFDFPKATFKITCSKGTYIRTLIDDLGEALGSFAYVNKLTRSKVGDFVIEEAISSADLLEMDKDQILKYIKPVDYALKDYKEIKLDKSYFKQATNGMTMRLDALYSDDLLRVYIEDQFIGLGKNFKNEDRYFLKMEKVFYEK, translated from the coding sequence ATGATTAGCGGAATATTAAATGTAAACAAAGAAGTCGGCATATCTTCTAACAAATGTGTAGGCCTTGTTAAAAAAGCCTTAAACACTAAAAAAGTTGGTCACACTGGAACCCTAGACCTTGAAGCAGAAGGAGTTTTGCCAATTGTAATAGGCAAGGCAACTAGGGTTTCTGATTTTCTTATGGATGAGAAAAAGGAATACATCACAGAAGCTATATTTGGCTCTCGCACCGATACATTAGATTGGTCAGGCCAAGTAGTGGAAGGATCTGATAAGACTTTTACAAAAGATGAACTTATAAGTGAGATGGAAAACTTCAAGGGTCAAATCACCCAAGTCCCACCTATGTATTCAGCTATTAAGATTAACGGAAGTAAGATGTATGACTTGGCTAGAAAGGGTATAGAAGTTGAAAGAAAGACTCGAAAAGTCACAATTTATGATTTTAAGCTCCTAGACTTTGACTTTCCAAAAGCTACTTTTAAAATCACTTGCTCTAAGGGAACCTATATTAGGACCCTTATAGACGACTTGGGAGAAGCCTTGGGATCTTTTGCCTATGTAAATAAGCTCACTAGGTCAAAGGTTGGAGATTTTGTCATAGAAGAAGCCATAAGTTCAGCAGACTTACTGGAAATGGACAAAGATCAAATTTTAAAGTATATAAAGCCAGTTGATTATGCCCTTAAGGATTACAAAGAGATAAAGCTTGATAAATCTTACTTTAAACAAGCGACAAATGGCATGACTATGAGACTTGATGCTTTATACTCTGATGATTTGCTAAGAGTTTATATAGAAGATCAATTCATAGGACTAGGAAAAAATTTTAAAAATGAAGACCGATATTTCCTAAAAATGGAGAAAGTATTTTATGAGAAATAA
- the rpsO gene encoding 30S ribosomal protein S15, protein MLTLEKKQELIKEYQLEEGDTGSPEVQIAILSYRIKDLTEHLKANPKDHSSRRGLFKMIRRRRGLLNYLKDNDIDRYRSIIERVGIRG, encoded by the coding sequence ATGTTAACATTAGAAAAGAAACAAGAACTAATCAAAGAATACCAATTAGAAGAAGGAGACACAGGTTCTCCAGAAGTACAAATAGCTATTTTAAGCTACAGAATTAAAGATTTAACAGAGCACCTTAAGGCTAATCCAAAAGATCACTCATCAAGAAGAGGACTTTTCAAAATGATTAGACGTAGAAGAGGTTTACTAAACTACTTAAAAGATAATGATATTGATAGATACAGATCAATAATCGAAAGAGTAGGAATCAGAGGTTAA
- the rbfA gene encoding 30S ribosome-binding factor RbfA encodes MKKIRTERIGAEVQKELSKIIRDDLNDPRLADTAAVSVIEVRVTNDLSFADCYISVLGDTSKKDDVIDALNQAKGYIKVLIGDRMSLRSMPEFRFKLDESIEYGAYMDKLIKETIEKDERSHIEDEN; translated from the coding sequence ATGAAAAAAATAAGAACAGAAAGAATAGGTGCAGAAGTCCAAAAGGAATTGTCAAAAATCATCAGAGATGACTTAAACGACCCTAGGCTAGCTGATACCGCTGCTGTTTCTGTGATAGAAGTTAGGGTAACAAATGACCTATCCTTTGCTGATTGCTACATCTCTGTTCTAGGAGATACTAGCAAAAAAGATGATGTTATAGATGCTCTTAACCAAGCCAAAGGATATATCAAAGTCCTAATAGGGGACAGGATGAGCCTTAGATCTATGCCAGAATTTAGGTTCAAACTTGACGAATCTATAGAATATGGTGCATACATGGATAAGCTCATCAAAGAAACAATAGAAAAAGATGAAAGGTCTCATATAGAAGATGAAAATTAG
- the pnp gene encoding polyribonucleotide nucleotidyltransferase, whose product MEKNYKYSSNHGFDLDVTIGKFAEQANGECYIKSGDTSLLVTAVASEKPREGIDFFPLICDFQEKLYAVGKIPGGFLKREGKASDEATLISRQMDRPLRPLFPENYYNDVQVIATVFSMDEDNKPDCLSTIGASIALGISDIPFNGPVAAVSVGYVDGEYIINPNEAQREKSLLELTVAGSKDAINMVEAGANELTEDKMLEAMLIAHEEIGHICDFIQTIIDEIGKEKNMVEVIVPSELEEKIIAEYSEAIKGSIRTTDKMERGEAIFNIEEAAKEKFLEDYPESEDEIHRVIDDIMKKEVRRMISIDKIRPDGRQMKEIRPLSAEVSTLPRVHGSGLFKRGQTQVLSVVTLGSPADVQIIDGLNRKEIQKRYMHQYNFPPFSVGDIKPLRAPGRREIGHGRLAERALIPVLPELSEFPYTIRVVSEVLSSNGSSSQASICGSTLSLMDAGVPIKKPVAGIAMGLIKEEDSISILTDIQGLEDHLGDMDFKVAGTRDGITALQMDMKISGITREVLEESLANAKEARMQILDLIESTIQNPREDISEFAPRLFTIDIDPEKVRDVIGSGGKTINKIIDETGVTIETEDDGHITVASVDGESGKRAIEMIKSIVTDPKAGDVYTGKVTRIMNFGAFVEIAIGKEGLLHISQIDHKRVGKVEDVLSVGDEVKVEVTEIDKQGRINLSRKALLPKPERDEKEERQDRKERPRKQEAWPADEDPRDHNN is encoded by the coding sequence ATGGAAAAAAATTACAAGTATAGTTCAAATCACGGCTTTGATCTAGATGTGACAATAGGAAAATTTGCAGAACAAGCCAACGGAGAATGTTACATAAAAAGTGGGGATACATCCCTTTTAGTAACAGCAGTAGCAAGCGAAAAACCAAGAGAGGGCATAGACTTTTTTCCTCTAATTTGTGATTTCCAAGAAAAGCTATATGCTGTAGGGAAAATACCAGGTGGGTTCTTAAAAAGAGAAGGTAAGGCAAGTGATGAAGCAACCCTTATCAGCCGCCAAATGGATAGACCACTAAGACCACTTTTCCCTGAAAACTACTATAACGACGTTCAAGTCATTGCAACAGTATTTTCTATGGATGAAGATAACAAGCCAGACTGCCTATCTACAATAGGCGCAAGCATTGCCCTTGGCATATCTGACATACCATTTAATGGGCCTGTTGCAGCAGTATCTGTAGGCTATGTGGATGGAGAATATATCATCAATCCAAACGAAGCACAAAGAGAAAAATCACTGCTTGAGCTTACAGTTGCAGGTAGCAAGGATGCTATAAATATGGTGGAAGCTGGAGCAAACGAGCTTACTGAAGATAAAATGCTTGAAGCAATGCTAATAGCTCATGAAGAGATTGGCCATATTTGTGACTTTATCCAAACAATAATTGACGAAATAGGCAAAGAGAAAAATATGGTGGAAGTAATAGTTCCATCTGAGCTAGAAGAAAAAATCATAGCAGAGTATTCTGAAGCTATTAAAGGCTCTATCAGAACAACTGATAAAATGGAACGTGGAGAAGCTATCTTTAATATAGAAGAAGCAGCCAAAGAAAAATTCCTAGAAGACTATCCAGAAAGTGAAGATGAAATCCACAGAGTCATTGATGATATCATGAAAAAAGAAGTTCGTCGTATGATTTCTATTGATAAGATCAGACCAGATGGACGTCAAATGAAAGAAATCAGACCACTTTCAGCAGAAGTTAGTACACTACCTAGAGTTCACGGATCAGGTTTATTCAAGAGAGGTCAAACACAAGTATTATCTGTAGTAACCCTTGGTTCACCAGCAGATGTACAAATCATTGATGGCCTAAACCGCAAAGAAATCCAAAAACGCTACATGCACCAATACAACTTCCCACCATTTTCAGTAGGGGATATCAAACCACTAAGAGCTCCTGGCCGTCGTGAAATAGGACACGGTCGTTTGGCAGAACGTGCACTTATTCCAGTTTTGCCAGAATTAAGTGAGTTCCCTTATACAATTAGGGTTGTTTCTGAAGTATTATCTTCAAATGGTTCAAGTTCTCAAGCATCAATCTGTGGTTCAACCCTATCACTAATGGATGCAGGTGTTCCAATCAAAAAACCAGTAGCAGGTATAGCTATGGGTCTTATAAAAGAAGAAGATTCTATTTCAATCCTTACAGATATCCAAGGTCTAGAAGACCACTTAGGAGATATGGACTTTAAGGTAGCTGGTACACGTGATGGTATCACAGCTTTACAAATGGATATGAAAATATCAGGAATCACAAGAGAAGTCCTAGAAGAATCTCTAGCAAATGCCAAAGAAGCTAGGATGCAAATCCTTGACTTAATAGAATCAACTATCCAAAACCCACGTGAAGACATATCAGAGTTTGCACCAAGACTATTTACCATAGACATAGACCCAGAAAAGGTTCGTGATGTAATTGGTTCTGGTGGAAAGACAATCAACAAAATCATCGATGAAACTGGAGTAACTATAGAAACAGAAGATGATGGACACATTACAGTTGCATCAGTAGATGGTGAAAGTGGTAAACGTGCCATAGAAATGATCAAATCTATTGTAACAGATCCAAAAGCTGGCGATGTTTACACTGGCAAAGTTACAAGGATAATGAACTTTGGTGCCTTTGTAGAAATTGCTATTGGCAAAGAAGGCCTACTTCACATATCTCAAATAGATCACAAACGTGTTGGCAAGGTCGAAGATGTTCTAAGTGTTGGAGATGAAGTAAAGGTAGAAGTTACAGAAATCGACAAACAAGGTAGAATTAATCTTTCAAGAAAAGCCCTTCTTCCAAAACCAGAAAGAGATGAAAAGGAAGAAAGACAAGATAGAAAAGAGAGACCAAGAAAACAAGAAGCTTGGCCAGCAGATGAAGATCCAAGAGACCACAATAATTAA
- a CDS encoding bifunctional riboflavin kinase/FAD synthetase, translated as MRNNIKVVDLDQGLTDVEAKVVSLGNFDGVHIGHQKLMQTNIDLAKSMNLVPSVLLFKENSKKTLTKESLYLTSIDDKIEMLADMGIEDFCILEFNDKFKSLSPLEFIRDILYKKLNTKVVVVGGDYRFGKNASGNVDVLKKYEEEFSYKTKVVDFIYDGDKKVSSGTIRELIKEAEIAKANEYLDRPYQIRGFVTHGYKRGRTLNFPTANLKLNYDYVIPADGVYLTRVNVKGKAHFALTNIGKNPTFENMDRKIETYILDFSDEIYDELISLEFLEFFRGDYKFNSAEELIEQMETDKKMAYDTIKNKYL; from the coding sequence ATGAGAAATAATATAAAAGTAGTAGACCTTGACCAAGGACTTACTGATGTAGAAGCTAAGGTAGTCTCCCTTGGCAACTTCGATGGAGTCCATATTGGCCATCAAAAACTAATGCAAACAAATATTGACCTGGCAAAATCTATGAATCTAGTTCCTTCGGTTTTGCTTTTTAAGGAAAATAGCAAGAAAACTCTAACTAAGGAATCCCTATATCTTACAAGTATAGATGATAAGATTGAGATGCTTGCAGATATGGGTATAGAAGATTTTTGTATATTAGAATTTAACGACAAATTTAAATCACTTTCCCCATTAGAATTTATTAGAGATATCTTATATAAAAAGTTAAACACAAAAGTAGTCGTTGTTGGTGGAGACTATAGATTTGGCAAAAATGCTTCTGGAAATGTGGATGTGCTCAAAAAATATGAAGAAGAATTTTCTTACAAGACCAAGGTAGTTGATTTTATCTACGATGGTGATAAAAAAGTATCTTCTGGAACAATAAGAGAACTTATAAAAGAAGCTGAAATTGCAAAGGCCAATGAGTATTTGGATAGACCTTATCAAATAAGAGGATTTGTGACCCATGGCTACAAAAGAGGCAGAACTTTAAACTTTCCAACTGCAAACCTTAAGTTAAATTACGACTATGTAATACCGGCAGATGGAGTATATCTGACACGTGTTAATGTCAAAGGTAAAGCTCATTTTGCCCTAACCAACATTGGCAAAAACCCTACTTTTGAAAATATGGATAGGAAAATCGAAACTTATATACTTGATTTCTCAGATGAAATATATGATGAATTGATTTCTTTAGAATTTTTGGAGTTTTTCAGAGGAGACTACAAATTTAATAGTGCTGAAGAGCTTATAGAGCAGATGGAAACTGACAAAAAAATGGCCTACGATACTATAAAAAATAAGTATTTGTAA
- the infB gene encoding translation initiation factor IF-2: MADKMRVYELAKKHNMPAKEMVEFLNDEFGLAIKSHMSNVSGDDLILINEYFEEDKKEKTDKKNNTEKNNQKKVEENSLDKKPNMSKHSQIRNNDIDDLYDDENVAKKEKFSKSNKNKSQKKSDQAKSYNNEDFVANKTKKNRKKKNKKSKGPKANNQATNTKEEANSKIEIPEVINVGAFAEKIGENPNVVIGKLIQLGVMAGLNDPIEFDQAELIAIDFGKEITLEQEYSAIEEQSLDLDYEDNDEDLITRAPVVSVMGHVDHGKTSILDSIRDTHVTRGEAGGITQHIGAYSVDLDGRMITFLDTPGHEAFTEMRMRGAQSTDIAILVVAADDGVMPQTVEAINHAKAADIPIVVAVNKVDKETADPNRVKQELMQYGLVAEDWGGDTITVDVSAKTGHNIDELLEMVLLVAEMKELKANPNRAAVGLIIEAQLDKARGPVATVLVQKGTLHEGDNVLTGSASGRIRAMFNSKGEAIKEAGPSIPVQILGLSDVAEAGDKLFAVEDEKTARAYAAKAEEQKREERLMAKGASLEDISGEASEGELKDLNIIVKTDVRGTVDAVSQSLIKLSNEEVKVSVVAGAVGGITESDVLLAQASNAIIIGFNVRPTQGAMERAKDNNIEIRTYSVIYEAIEDVEKAIKGMLDPEFVEEVLGRAEVRDTFRVPSVGTIAGVMVTNGSIPRSAKIRLLRDNIVIFDGDITSMKRFKDDAKELASGYEGGIGLNRFNDIKVGDEMEAYQIVEKERE; the protein is encoded by the coding sequence ATGGCTGATAAAATGAGAGTATATGAACTAGCAAAGAAACACAATATGCCAGCAAAAGAAATGGTTGAATTTCTAAATGATGAATTTGGTCTAGCAATCAAGTCCCACATGTCAAATGTAAGTGGAGATGACCTAATTCTTATAAATGAGTATTTTGAAGAAGATAAAAAAGAAAAAACAGACAAAAAAAATAATACAGAAAAGAATAATCAAAAGAAAGTAGAAGAGAATTCTTTAGATAAAAAACCAAATATGAGTAAACATAGCCAAATAAGAAATAATGATATAGATGATTTATACGATGACGAAAATGTAGCGAAAAAAGAGAAATTTTCTAAATCAAATAAAAATAAAAGCCAAAAGAAATCTGACCAAGCTAAAAGCTACAACAACGAAGATTTTGTAGCAAACAAAACGAAGAAGAACAGAAAGAAAAAAAATAAAAAGTCAAAGGGACCGAAGGCAAATAACCAAGCTACAAATACCAAAGAAGAAGCAAATTCAAAAATCGAAATTCCAGAAGTTATAAATGTTGGAGCATTTGCAGAAAAAATCGGAGAAAATCCTAATGTAGTTATAGGCAAACTAATCCAACTTGGAGTTATGGCTGGTCTAAATGATCCAATAGAATTTGATCAAGCTGAACTTATTGCCATAGATTTTGGCAAAGAAATCACTCTTGAACAAGAATATTCTGCTATAGAAGAGCAATCTCTAGACTTAGACTATGAAGACAATGACGAAGATCTAATCACACGTGCTCCAGTAGTTTCAGTAATGGGACACGTTGACCATGGTAAGACTTCTATCCTAGATTCAATCAGAGATACACATGTAACCCGTGGAGAAGCAGGTGGTATAACCCAACACATAGGTGCATACTCTGTTGACCTTGATGGTAGAATGATTACCTTCCTAGATACCCCAGGACACGAAGCCTTCACAGAAATGAGAATGAGAGGGGCACAATCAACTGATATTGCAATTCTTGTAGTTGCTGCAGATGATGGGGTTATGCCTCAAACAGTAGAAGCAATCAACCACGCTAAGGCTGCTGATATTCCAATAGTTGTAGCAGTAAACAAGGTTGATAAAGAAACAGCTGATCCAAACAGAGTAAAACAAGAACTTATGCAATACGGTCTAGTTGCCGAAGATTGGGGTGGAGATACAATCACAGTTGATGTTTCTGCAAAAACAGGTCATAACATTGACGAACTTCTCGAAATGGTACTACTTGTTGCAGAGATGAAAGAACTAAAGGCAAATCCAAATAGAGCTGCAGTTGGTCTAATCATTGAAGCTCAACTTGACAAGGCAAGAGGTCCAGTAGCAACTGTCCTAGTACAAAAGGGAACTCTTCACGAAGGGGACAATGTCCTAACTGGTTCTGCATCTGGTAGAATCCGTGCAATGTTTAACTCCAAGGGAGAAGCTATCAAAGAAGCTGGTCCATCTATTCCAGTACAAATCCTTGGTTTATCAGACGTGGCAGAAGCTGGTGATAAGCTATTTGCTGTAGAAGATGAAAAGACAGCCAGAGCCTATGCAGCAAAAGCTGAAGAACAAAAAAGAGAAGAAAGACTTATGGCCAAAGGTGCTAGCCTTGAAGACATATCAGGCGAAGCATCAGAAGGCGAGCTAAAAGACTTAAATATCATTGTAAAAACAGATGTTAGAGGAACTGTAGATGCAGTTAGCCAATCACTAATCAAGCTATCAAATGAAGAAGTAAAAGTTTCAGTTGTAGCTGGTGCAGTTGGTGGTATTACTGAATCTGACGTACTACTAGCTCAAGCATCAAATGCTATTATCATAGGCTTTAACGTTCGTCCAACCCAAGGAGCAATGGAAAGAGCCAAGGATAATAACATTGAAATTAGAACATATAGCGTAATCTATGAAGCTATAGAAGATGTAGAGAAAGCTATCAAAGGTATGCTTGACCCAGAATTTGTAGAAGAAGTTCTAGGCCGTGCAGAAGTACGTGATACCTTTAGAGTGCCATCAGTTGGTACAATAGCTGGTGTTATGGTTACAAATGGATCTATACCAAGATCTGCAAAAATCAGACTACTACGCGACAACATAGTAATCTTTGATGGTGATATCACTTCTATGAAGAGATTTAAAGACGATGCCAAAGAACTTGCTTCAGGCTATGAGGGCGGTATTGGACTAAATAGATTTAACGACATCAAAGTTGGCGATGAGATGGAAGCTTACCAAATAGTCGAAAAAGAGAGAGAATAG
- a CDS encoding YlxR family protein — MAKAKKIPQRKCIVCGNLYDKNDLLRIVNNKDLGVVIDETGKLNGRGAYICKNEACLKDVRKNNKLNRVFKQKIDDKLYEELEAYELK; from the coding sequence ATGGCAAAAGCAAAGAAGATTCCCCAAAGGAAATGTATAGTTTGTGGTAATCTTTATGATAAAAACGACTTGCTTAGGATTGTAAATAACAAAGACCTAGGCGTTGTGATAGATGAAACTGGAAAACTTAACGGTCGTGGGGCATACATTTGTAAAAACGAAGCCTGCCTTAAGGACGTTAGGAAGAACAATAAGCTTAATCGAGTATTCAAACAAAAAATTGATGACAAACTTTATGAGGAGTTAGAAGCTTATGAATTAAAATGA
- a CDS encoding helix-turn-helix domain-containing protein, whose product MKYSYEFKKECVQLYREGKWPDTPEGTTEKNFHDSIRIWFKLEELHGPEILKHGNNINWTPDEKLEMVSKVLAGNSIKSVAIEYGINDGQLYSWVNKYKNYGYNGLVNKKKGRKSKNTSMKSKNNHKVKELNESEREELIRLRAENEYIKAENEIIKKEIALREERYAAQLKAKKQRLSKNSKKKDTN is encoded by the coding sequence ATGAAATATAGTTATGAATTCAAAAAAGAATGTGTACAGTTGTATAGGGAAGGTAAATGGCCTGATACACCTGAAGGGACCACCGAAAAAAACTTTCATGATTCAATTAGAATATGGTTTAAGTTAGAAGAACTTCATGGACCAGAAATTTTAAAACATGGAAATAATATCAATTGGACACCTGATGAGAAGTTAGAAATGGTATCTAAGGTATTAGCTGGAAATTCAATAAAGTCTGTAGCAATTGAATACGGAATTAATGATGGACAACTCTATTCATGGGTTAACAAGTATAAAAATTATGGATATAATGGTCTTGTTAATAAAAAGAAAGGCCGTAAATCTAAAAATACAAGTATGAAAAGTAAAAATAACCATAAAGTAAAAGAACTTAATGAATCTGAAAGAGAAGAACTAATAAGACTTAGAGCAGAGAATGAATATATAAAGGCAGAAAATGAAATAATAAAAAAAGAGATCGCCTTGAGAGAAGAACGTTACGCTGCGCAACTCAAGGCGAAAAAGCAGCGATTGTCAAAGAACTCAAAGAAAAAGGATACAAACTAA